The Pseudomonas leptonychotis genomic sequence TCCTTCGTGCCGGTGCTGTGCGCCGTTAAAAATGGCGTCGGGTTATTTCTCCCTGTGCTGTGATGCGTGCGGCATTCGTCTCTCTGGGTATGCGGCAGGACGGCTCCTATACTGCTGCGCAATTTACGCCCGCCGTCGGATGACGGTATTCGGGTTTTTACTTGGGGATGCACTGCATGCAATGGATTTTCATGCTGGTCGGTTTGGTGCTCGGGGCGCTGGCGGATGAAACGCTAACGGCCTCGCTGCTCGGCGCTCTGGTGGGGCTGGGTCTTGGCCAGGCGCTCAAGTTGCACGGCTTGGAGCGCGACAAGGCCGCACTAACGGCGCAGCTCAAGGCTTTTTCTCAGCGTTTCGAGCAGGGTACTGCGGCGTTGTATGAGCGCTTGCTCAAGCTGGAGCAGGGCGCCGCGCCAGCCGCTGAGGTTCTGCCCGTGGCGGAACCGCTCAATTCCGTTGCCGAGCCTGCACCTGAGCCGATTGTCACTGCTCAGGCGGCCGAGCCCGAGTTGGACTGGACCCTGGATTTTGTTCTGCCCGAACCTACGCCTGAGCCTGTTGCGCCAATGCAGACTGCGGCCGAGCCCGCCGCTGCACCGATCAAACCGCCGCCCGCTACACCCTGGAAGCCTGCGGAACCGCGTCAGCCAACCTTGCTTGAGCGGGGCTTTGCAGCGGCCAAGGACTGGTTGTTGGGCGGCAACACGGTGTTGCGCGTCGGCGTGGTGCTGTTGTTTCTTGGTTTGGCCTTCCTGTTGCGCTATGCGACCGAAGGCGTGGTTGTGCCGGTGGAGCTGCGTTACGCCAGTGTCGCCGCCAGTGCGGTGGCTTTGCTGGGGTTGGGCTGGTGGCTGCGTCTGCGTAACCCGAGCTATGCATTGATCTTGCAAGGCACCGGGATTGCGGTGCTGTACCTGACGGTGTTCGCCGCTATGCGCCTGCATCCTTTATTGGACCCTGGCGTCGCGTTGGGCCTGCTGGTGCTGGTCACGTTGTTTTCGGCAATTCTGGCGATCAAGCAGGATGCCCTGGGCCTGGCAGCCGCGGCGGCCCTGGGCGGGTTTGCCGCGCCGATCCTGACCAGTACAGGCAGCGGCAACCATGTCGCGCTGTTTAGCTATTTTGCCCTGCTCAATGCTGGGATCTTTGCCATCGCCTGGTTCAAGGCCTGGCGGCTGCTCAATCTGATCGGCTTTGTCGGCACCTTCGGCATCGGTTTCGCCTGGGGTATTCGCTCCTACACGCCGGAGCTGCTGTGGAGCACGGAACCGTTCCTGATTCTGTTCTTCCTGATGTATGTGGCCATCGGCCTGCTGTTTGCCCGGCGCAAGCTGCGCGAAGCCCTGGATGCGCCCCAAGATCGCGATGAACTGCTGCGCTGGGCCGCGCGCAAGGGCGACTATATCGACGCCACCGTGCTGTTCGGCCCGCCGCTGGTGGGCTTTGGTTTGCAGTTTGCGCTGGTGCAGCACATCGAATTTGCCGCCGCCTTCAGCGCCCTGGCGTTGGGGCTGTTCTACCTAGTGCTGGCGCGGCTGCTGGTCGGTCGTACCGGTGATCGCGCGGCACTGCTGGTGGAAACCTGCCTGGCGCTGGGTGTGGTGTTCGCCAGCCTGGCGATTCCCTTGGGGCTGGATGCGCGCTGGACCTCGGCCGCCTGGGCGGTGGAAGGTGCGGGTATCTTCTGGCTCGGCCTGCGCCAACAGCGCGGTTTGGCGCGAGCGTTTGCCTTGCTGCTGCAATTTGGCGCGGCGCTGGCGTTTGTCATCGGCTTGCGCGGTGGTGAGCTGACCCTGCTGGACGGCGCGCCGCTGGGGGCGCTGATGCTCGGCGTGGCCTTGCTGTTCAGCTACTGGCAGCTGCGGCAGAACACGGAGCACGCCAGCAGCTGGGAAGTGCGCGGCTTGCCGGTGCTGGCCTGCGCAGGGCTGGCCTTCCTTTATCTGATTGCACCACTGCTGTTTGCCGCGCAAGGAACCGCGATCAGCTGGGCCATTGCCGGTGTGCTGACCTTGTGGCTGGGCCTGCGTAT encodes the following:
- a CDS encoding DUF2339 domain-containing protein, whose amino-acid sequence is MQWIFMLVGLVLGALADETLTASLLGALVGLGLGQALKLHGLERDKAALTAQLKAFSQRFEQGTAALYERLLKLEQGAAPAAEVLPVAEPLNSVAEPAPEPIVTAQAAEPELDWTLDFVLPEPTPEPVAPMQTAAEPAAAPIKPPPATPWKPAEPRQPTLLERGFAAAKDWLLGGNTVLRVGVVLLFLGLAFLLRYATEGVVVPVELRYASVAASAVALLGLGWWLRLRNPSYALILQGTGIAVLYLTVFAAMRLHPLLDPGVALGLLVLVTLFSAILAIKQDALGLAAAAALGGFAAPILTSTGSGNHVALFSYFALLNAGIFAIAWFKAWRLLNLIGFVGTFGIGFAWGIRSYTPELLWSTEPFLILFFLMYVAIGLLFARRKLREALDAPQDRDELLRWAARKGDYIDATVLFGPPLVGFGLQFALVQHIEFAAAFSALALGLFYLVLARLLVGRTGDRAALLVETCLALGVVFASLAIPLGLDARWTSAAWAVEGAGIFWLGLRQQRGLARAFALLLQFGAALAFVIGLRGGELTLLDGAPLGALMLGVALLFSYWQLRQNTEHASSWEVRGLPVLACAGLAFLYLIAPLLFAAQGTAISWAIAGVLTLWLGLRIQARSFLFSAFAVQLLGGLVFMLDMAGNAATGMGGFSAGWQGLLTSSLIGFGLIAGMLLAARDPQVGADRRLLRGLSVVLLVGLVFLNLAVLFVLPWATASAVWGGSGLLIIWLSLHLQQRASFIFGLLLQVLAGLVFLAVSPLLFGQLSAEGIRPLAHMDFWTPLVLGVAALIGAWRLQRLARREAPEALGNFSLLGLAQLLLVWGAAWWALALSSEVLRFIAPEWQSSALLAVLAASVALAAFLAPRTRWAELALLCCLLVPLAGVVLLHAWHLAYHPAAQFGWLAWALLFAVHFWALRRLAAQLPAGALSAAHVLGCWLLLGVLALELRYLFLALSEQYNAWRWLGWALLPSAYLWLMAAPRRWLWPVGAYAREYRLLAATPLALLMLGWFWLANVASAGDAEPLAYLPLLNPLELGLLFALGAVFAWARIGLAELGVDGVRSQWLTQAVAGASLFALLTAMVMRTAHHWGGVPYQLDALLDSMLVQAGLSIVWTLIALPLMVLGNRRGRRELWLIGAALIALVVAKLFFVELGNRGGLERIVSFIGVGVLLLVVGYFAPLPARKADADQPQEQA